A single region of the Leptothrix cholodnii SP-6 genome encodes:
- a CDS encoding phosphoribosyltransferase: MSPRFADRAEAARLLAREVAARMLPAPVVVLALPRKIGAPWQPELAIAAVVDGAAPDIVFNDEVMACSRIDPDYIEAQVLAQLHEIHRRRGLYLQGRPAVPLKGATVVVVDDGIATGTTLRVALKALRRQAPARLVLAVPVAPHDVLQSLRGEVDEVVCLAEPDPFVAIGCHYRDFHQVGDAEVIAALDAAHAALARPQADD, translated from the coding sequence ATGAGCCCCCGTTTTGCCGATCGCGCCGAGGCCGCCCGGTTGCTGGCGCGGGAAGTGGCCGCCCGCATGCTGCCGGCGCCGGTCGTGGTGCTGGCGCTGCCGCGCAAGATCGGCGCGCCGTGGCAGCCCGAGCTGGCGATCGCCGCGGTGGTGGACGGGGCCGCGCCCGACATCGTCTTCAACGACGAGGTGATGGCGTGCAGCCGGATCGACCCCGACTACATCGAGGCCCAGGTGCTGGCGCAGCTGCACGAGATCCACCGGCGTCGCGGCCTCTATCTGCAGGGTCGCCCGGCGGTGCCGCTGAAGGGGGCGACGGTGGTGGTGGTCGACGACGGCATCGCCACCGGCACCACGCTGCGGGTGGCGCTCAAGGCGTTGCGGCGCCAGGCGCCGGCCCGCCTGGTGCTGGCGGTGCCGGTGGCGCCGCACGACGTGCTCCAGAGCCTGCGCGGCGAAGTCGACGAGGTGGTCTGCCTGGCCGAACCCGATCCCTTCGTCGCCATCGGCTGCCACTACCGCGACTTCCATCAGGTCGGCGACGCCGAGGTGATCGCCGCACTCGATGCGGCCCATGCCGCGCTGGCGCGCCCGCAGGCCGACGACTGA